In the genome of Armatimonadota bacterium, one region contains:
- a CDS encoding creatininase family protein, whose protein sequence is MRYEYMKPEDYRRAKETAPIAYLPWGAHEWHGVHNPLGLDTLKAHALCLELCAETGGIVFPAVYCGFQTMKPYAGFDCTLEFSRELVQEHVRQYLAELAAEKFKVIVIVMGHYGGEHQKAIQEVVSEFNSNQHSTVAWAFPDYEPTKSEGFPGDHAGIGETSYMMYFYPQLVDLSKLPERELTTSEDGIMGNPRLASSKRGRDQTNIFVKNAALKIKELLQKSL, encoded by the coding sequence ATGAGATATGAATACATGAAGCCAGAAGATTATCGCCGTGCGAAAGAGACCGCTCCAATAGCATATCTACCTTGGGGAGCTCATGAATGGCATGGAGTGCATAATCCGCTTGGATTGGACACACTCAAGGCACATGCCCTTTGCTTGGAACTCTGTGCTGAGACAGGAGGCATAGTTTTCCCAGCAGTCTACTGTGGTTTTCAGACGATGAAGCCTTACGCTGGATTCGACTGCACGCTAGAGTTCAGCCGTGAATTGGTGCAGGAGCATGTTCGGCAATATTTAGCAGAACTCGCTGCTGAGAAATTCAAGGTCATCGTGATTGTTATGGGTCATTATGGTGGCGAACACCAAAAAGCAATTCAAGAAGTAGTTTCGGAATTTAACTCTAACCAACATTCAACAGTCGCGTGGGCTTTTCCAGACTATGAGCCCACGAAAAGCGAGGGATTTCCAGGCGACCACGCAGGAATTGGTGAAACTTCCTATATGATGTATTTCTACCCCCAGCTTGTTGACCTTTCAAAACTTCCAGAGCGAGAGTTAACCACAAGCGAAGATGGCATAATGGGAAACCCCCGACTTGCTTCCTCAAAACGTGGGCGTGACCAAACTAATATCTTTGTAAAGAATGCCGCTTTGAAGATTAAAGAACTACTCCAAAAGTCATTGTAA